A single Anatilimnocola floriformis DNA region contains:
- a CDS encoding dienelactone hydrolase family protein: MHPEIINFLPKLDFTRRGFVVTSLATGFALAVQPVSAETITTNTDGLEAGEVKITTADGEMPAYRAMPAKGENFPVVLVVQEIFGVHEHIKDICRRFAKLGYLAIAPELYARQGDVSKLTDFQEILKIVRTVPDSQVMSDLDATVAWAKKSGKGNTDKLAVTGFCWGGRIVWLYSAHNKNLKAGVAWYGRIVGDKSDLQPKYPLDIVADLNAPVLGLYGGDDMGIPNDTVEKMQAALKEAKKPSEIHLYPKTPHGFHADYRPSYRKEEAEDGWKRLQAWFKQHGVAPATN, from the coding sequence ATGCATCCCGAAATCATCAACTTCCTCCCCAAGCTCGACTTCACCCGCCGCGGCTTTGTGGTGACATCGCTCGCAACCGGTTTCGCACTCGCCGTGCAACCGGTTTCGGCAGAAACCATCACCACGAACACCGATGGCCTCGAAGCGGGCGAAGTGAAAATCACAACCGCCGATGGCGAAATGCCCGCCTATCGCGCGATGCCAGCGAAGGGTGAAAACTTTCCGGTCGTCCTCGTCGTGCAAGAAATCTTCGGCGTGCATGAGCACATCAAGGACATTTGCCGCCGCTTCGCCAAGCTCGGCTATCTGGCCATCGCGCCGGAACTTTACGCGCGGCAAGGCGATGTTTCGAAGCTGACCGATTTTCAGGAGATCTTGAAGATCGTTCGCACCGTGCCCGATTCGCAAGTGATGAGCGATCTCGATGCGACCGTTGCCTGGGCAAAAAAGTCGGGCAAGGGAAACACCGACAAGCTCGCCGTCACCGGCTTTTGCTGGGGCGGCCGCATCGTGTGGCTGTATTCGGCGCACAACAAAAACCTGAAGGCCGGCGTGGCCTGGTACGGTCGCATCGTCGGCGACAAGAGCGACCTGCAGCCGAAGTACCCGCTCGACATCGTGGCCGATCTGAACGCGCCGGTCCTCGGCCTGTACGGCGGCGATGACATGGGCATTCCGAACGACACCGTCGAAAAGATGCAAGCCGCGCTGAAGGAAGCCAAGAAGCCGTCGGAAATTCATCTCTATCCGAAGACGCCGCACGGCTTCCACGCTGACTATCGCCCCAGCTATCGCAAGGAAGAAGCCGAAGACGGCTGGAAGCGGCTGCAGGCTTGGTTCAAGCAGCACGGGGTAGCCCCCGCAACAAACTAG
- the rsmG gene encoding 16S rRNA (guanine(527)-N(7))-methyltransferase RsmG: MTDEPIPDTSAPAEPAPKTPPFDPYPNDTLPAALARHKIELPADRVEVLDRYCKLLWDWNEKINLTRHTTYEKFVTRDLVDTLQLASLVHPQEEILDVGSGGGVPGLTLAIIRPDLEVTLSDTVGKKARVLEDLVKKLKLHVPVFNARTETLLDDTRWDALTIRAVGPLAELLTWFRPHWASINRLLVIKGPKWKEEQAEASRRALLRELELKVGAEYPLAGTESNSVILKIWHQGNRER, translated from the coding sequence GTGACTGACGAGCCCATTCCAGATACCAGCGCCCCTGCCGAACCCGCGCCGAAGACGCCGCCGTTCGATCCCTATCCCAACGACACGCTGCCGGCTGCGCTCGCTCGTCACAAAATCGAGCTCCCCGCCGATCGGGTCGAAGTGCTCGATCGCTACTGCAAGTTGCTCTGGGATTGGAATGAGAAGATCAATCTGACGCGGCACACGACGTACGAAAAGTTCGTCACGCGCGACCTGGTCGACACGCTGCAGCTCGCCAGCCTCGTTCATCCCCAGGAAGAAATTCTCGACGTCGGCAGCGGTGGCGGTGTGCCGGGCCTGACGCTCGCAATCATTCGCCCCGACCTGGAAGTGACGCTGAGCGATACTGTCGGCAAGAAGGCGCGCGTACTCGAAGACCTGGTGAAGAAACTGAAGCTTCACGTGCCGGTTTTCAATGCTCGCACCGAAACACTGCTCGACGATACGCGTTGGGACGCGCTCACGATTCGCGCCGTCGGCCCGCTCGCCGAGCTGCTCACTTGGTTCCGGCCGCACTGGGCTTCGATCAATCGGCTGCTGGTGATCAAAGGGCCGAAGTGGAAAGAAGAACAAGCCGAAGCCAGCCGTCGCGCGCTCTTGCGCGAATTGGAATTGAAAGTCGGCGCCGAGTATCCGCTGGCCGGCACGGAATCGAACAGCGTGATTCTGAAGATCTGGCATCAAGGCAATCGCGAACGCTAG
- a CDS encoding flavin-containing monooxygenase: protein MSDTFAIIGAGPAGLATAKQFRAAGFGVEIFEREDDVGGNWYFGRPSSSVCHSTHMISSKRMSQFADFPMPKEYPPYPRHDQVLTYLRNYARHFGLYDVTRFGTTVERVELAAGETEQWKIRFAGGDEKLFAGVVIASGHHHDPLWPEFSGEFSGEIIHAKDYKTPEQIRGKRVLVIGGGNSGCDLAVEAAAHGSAAFLSLRRGYHFLPKFLFGGPLDAGGELFQKWRIPVWLQQRITAWLVSIAVGRPERYGLPKPMHRLFETHPIVNSQLLYAVGHGHVQVRPAVKSLAGDKVVFADGREEKIDIIVSATGYKTTLPFADPALLSNDNGSSRLFLNAFHPQHHRLFVAGWIQPNGAIWPLVDCQAKLMTAFLNAEKTDSAKAKWFRQLKSRGHDDLGGGLHYDRSPRHRLEVEFFAYRERLKKLIARF from the coding sequence ATGTCGGATACGTTTGCCATCATTGGCGCCGGGCCTGCGGGCCTGGCGACCGCGAAACAGTTTCGCGCTGCCGGCTTCGGCGTGGAAATCTTCGAGCGCGAAGACGACGTCGGCGGCAACTGGTACTTCGGCAGACCGTCGAGCAGCGTCTGCCATTCGACGCACATGATTTCGTCGAAGCGAATGAGTCAGTTCGCGGACTTTCCCATGCCGAAGGAATATCCGCCGTACCCGCGTCACGACCAGGTGCTGACTTACCTGCGAAATTATGCGCGACACTTTGGTTTGTACGACGTCACGCGGTTCGGCACGACCGTTGAACGTGTGGAACTCGCAGCAGGCGAAACCGAGCAATGGAAAATACGTTTTGCCGGTGGTGACGAAAAACTCTTCGCCGGTGTGGTGATCGCCAGCGGCCATCATCACGATCCGCTCTGGCCGGAGTTCAGCGGCGAATTCAGTGGCGAGATCATTCATGCCAAGGACTACAAAACACCCGAGCAGATTCGTGGCAAGCGCGTGCTCGTCATCGGCGGCGGCAACAGCGGCTGCGACTTGGCCGTCGAAGCAGCCGCGCACGGCAGCGCGGCGTTTCTGAGTTTGCGTCGCGGCTACCATTTCCTGCCGAAGTTTCTCTTCGGCGGGCCGCTCGATGCCGGTGGTGAGTTGTTTCAGAAATGGCGAATCCCGGTTTGGCTGCAGCAGCGAATCACCGCGTGGCTTGTCAGCATCGCCGTCGGTCGGCCGGAGCGCTACGGCCTGCCGAAGCCGATGCACCGGTTGTTCGAAACACATCCAATCGTCAATTCACAGCTGCTCTACGCAGTCGGCCACGGCCATGTGCAAGTTCGTCCGGCGGTGAAGTCGCTAGCGGGTGACAAAGTTGTCTTCGCCGATGGTCGCGAGGAAAAGATAGACATCATCGTTTCTGCGACGGGTTACAAGACGACGCTCCCCTTTGCCGATCCTGCGCTGCTAAGCAACGACAACGGCTCGTCGCGGCTGTTCCTCAACGCGTTCCATCCGCAGCATCATCGTCTATTCGTCGCCGGCTGGATTCAACCGAACGGCGCCATTTGGCCGCTCGTCGATTGTCAGGCGAAGTTGATGACGGCGTTTCTGAACGCGGAGAAAACTGACTCGGCCAAGGCAAAATGGTTCCGCCAACTGAAGTCGCGCGGCCACGACGATCTTGGCGGCGGGTTGCACTACGACCGCTCGCCGCGGCATCGGCTGGAGGTGGAGTTTTTTGCTTATCGCGAGCGATTAAAAAAACTCATCGCGCGTTTTTGA
- a CDS encoding prenyltransferase/squalene oxidase repeat-containing protein translates to MNQISADRTAAIDRGLAWLLKQQAADGGWHSQAYGQLKGGAAVTSLVLELLSQFPVATAKMHEPVIERAFRFLGTGLEKKKTIAAPDGSLDFPTYGCALILTASAQLAEKIGFKFKSPQLLRDYLFGAQLLEPRGFTPDQASYGGWDFLGAGDAMGITTGTNVSVVAHILEALSLDRSAAADKARAAAKGWVARCQQPDGGFAFTPEPMSLNNKAEFADEARARPRSYGSATVDGVRCLLALGQTAENDDVKQAVAWLSKRPVLDVVPGFEDLPAETDWRRGLRFYYYSGLSAILPQLPQADRPGRQQGIEKILLKEQQADGRWQNESDRMRENDPLIATAFALSALLRNV, encoded by the coding sequence TTGAACCAAATTTCCGCCGATCGAACTGCCGCCATCGACCGCGGTCTGGCCTGGCTGCTCAAGCAACAAGCAGCCGATGGCGGCTGGCACTCGCAAGCCTACGGCCAGCTCAAAGGTGGCGCTGCGGTTACGTCACTCGTGCTCGAGTTGCTTAGTCAGTTTCCCGTTGCCACGGCCAAGATGCACGAGCCGGTCATCGAGCGCGCGTTCCGCTTCTTGGGAACCGGCCTAGAGAAAAAGAAGACCATCGCCGCACCCGATGGCTCACTCGATTTTCCGACCTACGGCTGCGCGCTAATCCTAACTGCCTCGGCGCAATTGGCCGAGAAGATCGGCTTCAAGTTCAAATCGCCGCAACTTCTGCGCGACTATCTATTCGGCGCGCAGCTGCTCGAGCCCCGCGGTTTCACGCCCGATCAAGCCAGCTACGGCGGCTGGGATTTTCTCGGCGCGGGCGATGCGATGGGCATCACTACCGGCACGAACGTATCCGTGGTCGCGCACATTCTGGAAGCGCTGAGCCTCGACAGATCGGCCGCCGCCGACAAGGCTCGCGCCGCGGCCAAAGGTTGGGTTGCTCGTTGCCAACAACCCGACGGCGGCTTTGCTTTCACGCCCGAGCCGATGTCGCTCAACAACAAAGCCGAGTTCGCCGACGAAGCCCGCGCGCGGCCGCGCTCCTACGGCAGTGCGACCGTCGACGGAGTGCGCTGCTTACTGGCATTGGGACAAACTGCCGAAAACGACGACGTCAAACAGGCCGTCGCCTGGCTCAGCAAACGGCCCGTTCTCGATGTGGTCCCCGGCTTTGAAGACCTGCCTGCCGAAACCGATTGGCGTCGCGGTCTGCGGTTTTACTACTACTCCGGCCTGTCTGCGATTTTGCCGCAACTGCCCCAAGCCGATCGTCCCGGCCGGCAGCAAGGGATCGAAAAAATACTCCTGAAAGAACAGCAAGCCGACGGCCGCTGGCAAAACGAATCCGACCGGATGCGCGAAAACGATCCGCTGATCGCCACGGCATTTGCTTTGAGCGCTTTGCTCCGCAACGTCTAG